CAGCCAGAACGCCGCCGCCAAGACCACCGCTGCCCCCTACACCCTGCGCGCGCGAGCCCGGCCGACCGTGTCCGCGCCGGTGTCCTGGGAGGAGGTCGGGGCCTGCCGGACCCCCTCCGGGCTGGTCTTCCTCGCCGACGACATCGCGCCGCGGCTGGAGCGCGACGGGGACCTGTTCGCCCCGCTGACCGACCCGGACCGGGCCGGGAGACTGCCCGGGGGGCGGCCGTGATCCGCGTCGCGCTGGCCGCCGCCGTACGGACCCTGCCGCGCGCGGCGGGACTGGCGTACGAGCCGAAGTTCGACGGCCACCGGCTGGTGATCGTGCGCACGGCCGAGGACGTGGTCCTCCAGGCGCGCTCCGGCCGCATCGTGACCAGCGCCTTCCCCGACCTCGCCGCGGCCGCGCTGCAGTTGCCCGCCGCGACGGTCCTCGACGGCGAGGTGGTGGTCTGGCACGCCGGCCGCACGGACTTCGCCCTCGTCCAGCGGCGGGCGGCCGCCACGGCCGCGCGGGCCGCCGTACTCGCCCAGAGCCTGCCGGCCTCGTACGCCGCCTTCGACGTGCTGGAACTGGCCGGGCTCGACCTGCGCGCACGCCCGTACGAGCGCCGCCGGGCGCTCCTCGTCGACCTGCTCCTGCCGCTCGGGCCGCCGCTGCAGCCCGTGCCGATGACGACCGACCCGGAACTGGCCGCCACCTGGTACGAGACGCTGCCCGCCAGCGGGATCGAGGGCCTCGTCGTCAAACGGCTGGACCAGGCCTACCCGGCCGGGCGGCGGGGCTGGCAGAAGCTCCGGCACACGGACGTCCGGGACGCGGCGGTGGTCGGCTATACCGGGACCCCGCGCCGGCCGCTCGCCCTGGTGCTCGTCCTGCCGGTCGGGGACGAGACCCCGCTGGTGTCGAGCCCGCTGACGGCGGCGCTGCGCGCGGAGGTGGCGGCGGAGGTGGCCTCGCGCACGGTGACGGCCACGGCCACGCCGACGGCCCGGGCTCTCGCCACGGTGACGGCGATCGGCCTCGGGGAGGTCCCCTTCCGGCCGCTGGACCCACCGCTCACGGCGGAGGTCCGGCACACCTCGACCCGGCACCCGCCACCGGAGGTGCTCCGACTGCGGTCAGACCTCTGACCCGCGCGGGAGGCGCGGGCCAGAGGATCAGCGGAAACCGAAACCGAAACCGAAACCGGAAACCGGAAACTGGAAACTGAAACCGGAAACCGGAAACCGGAACCCGGAATACCGGACCGCTGGGTGTGCCGTGTCAGGAGTGCGCTCCACGCCCCGCGTCCGGGGGAGATCCCGGCTGCGGGTGCGGGCCCGGTCCTTCGGGCAGCTCGTACCCGGCCTCGCGTTCCTTCCTGACATCCTCGGGATGGCTGGAGGTCCTGGAGCCGAAGTTTCCGTAGCCCTGCATTTCGTGCGGCCTCAGGCCGCCCTCGGGGATCTCCACCGGATCCCGCTCCTCACGGACCTCGTAGACCGCGCCGCCGTTGGGCAGGTGCGGCTGTTCCTCCGTGGTGGGCGGCGGCGGTTCCTTCGCCCGCACCCGCTGGCCCAGCTTGAATCCGCCGAGCAGCAGGGCGACGACGACCAGTCCGACGAGCAGGAACCAGGCGATGTTGAGGAGGATCGCGTCCACACTCAGGATCGTGTCCATGCAGCCAAGTTTCGCGCACTTCATCCAGATATGCGCACTTCCGCCCGGATGTCGTGCGGCAGCCGGGGCACGCGCCGCCGGGGAAGTGCGGATCCAGGGGCGCGTCCAGGGCGGACCGAAGGGCGGATCCAGGCACACATCCGGAGCCGGATCCAGGCACGGACCCGAGGTGGATCCAAGGGGGTGTCCGGGGCGGATCCCGGAATGCCCCTACGGGGTGATGGGCCCGTCGGCATCCCGCAGTGCGCCCGCCTCGCGGGCTCCCAGCACGCCCAGGATCTCGGCGCAGATCGCCAGCGCGGTCTCGGCCGGGGTACGGGCGCCGAGGTCCAGCCCGATCGGCCCGTGCACGCGGGCCAACTGGGCCTCGCCCACCCCCGCGGAGACCAGCCCCTCCCGCCGCCGCGCCGTCGTGCGCCGCGACCCGAGCGCCCCGATGTACGGAACCCCCGCGGCCAGCGCGGCCCGCAGCGTCGGCACGTCGAACTCCTCGTCGTGGCTCAGCACGACCACGCACGCCGCGTCCCGGCGCGCCTCGATCAGCTCGGCTGCCTCCTCCCGGCCGGTGACCAGCGCGGCCTCCCAGCCCAGCAGCAGCGCCTGCCGCTCGATGATCTCGGCCAGCTCGCCGTTGCCGCCGATGACCACGAACGGCGCCGACGGGTACGCCTCGACCAGCACCAGCCCGGACTCCCCGTACAGCGCGTCCCGCCCGGGCCGCCGGACGGCCAGCAGCTCGCCGGCCCGCCGCCCGGCGTCGTCGTGCGGTACGTCGGTGGCCCGTACGACCTCACTGGAGGCGTGGTCGGCGGCCTCGTTCAGCCGGGTCACCAAGGCCACCCCGACCCCCTCGCCGAGCAGCTCCCACCACGCGGCCGGGATCGCCGAGAGCGGCTGGAGCAGCACCTCGGCCTGCCCGCCGCAGGTCAGCTTCGCCTCCACGGCCTCGGCCAGCCGCACGGACACCTCGCACACCCGCGCGGTGTCCCCGGGCCGCATGGCCCCGGCCTCGGCGATCAGCTCGGCGTCGAAGACCCCCCGGTACAGGGAGCCGACACACTCCCCCCGCGCGTCGACGAGCAGGGCCCCGGCCGGATCCCGCGGCCCGAACCCCTGCTCGGTCACGGGCCGGGCCAGACATCCCGACCGCCCCTCGGCCACCCACTGCCGCGCCGTCTCCACCAGCTCACGCATCTGTGCCGCCCCATCCACTCCGAGCTCACTCCCCGCAAAGCGCCAGGTCAACGGCACGATGCGGCCTCAGAACCACCCTAAGCACGCCCCTCACCCCTACCCACCCCCCAAACCCACAGACCCCGCCCCACCTCCCTCGTACAGACCACCGGAACCGCGGCGCCGGAGCACGGCGGGAACCGGCCGGAGGCTTCGCGGGCCCGCTGGACGGTTCCGCCTCGCAGGGGCGGCGGGCTCGGGCACCATGGGCGAGCAGCTTGATCAACGCCGCCCCCGTGCCCCCCCAAGGAGCCGCCGTGAGTGACCAGCCCCACCCCTCGCTCCGCGATCTGTTACTCGGCCGCCTCGCGGCGTCCGGGCTGACCCCCGCGGCGCAGCAGCTCGTGGCCGGGCTGCTGCCCGAGGCGCGGGCCAGGAGCGCCGGGCGGGCCGGGCCGCTGTACCTGCGCTCGATATCGGCCGCCGGCTGGCGCGGCATCGGACCGGCCGCGACGCTCGACCTCGAACCAGGCCCCGGCCTCACCATCGTCGCGGGCCGCAACGGGTCGGGAAAGTCGAGCTTCGCCGAGGCCGCCGAGATGGTGCTCACCGGAGACAACTTCCGCTGGCAGGACCGGACTCAGATCTGGAAGCAGGGCTGGCGCAACCTGCACGACCACACCGCTCCGCAGATATCCGTGCAGCTGTGCCTCGACGGCGACGGCGACGGCGATCCGCTGACCGTGCGCAGGAGTTGGCACGGGGACGGCCTGGAGGACTCCCGGACGGCCGTCCACCGGCCCGGCGGGCCCGAGCAGGACCCCCGCGAGGTCATCGACGCCGAAGACCTCTCCCTCTACCGGCCGTTCCTCTCGTACAGCGAGCTCGGTGCGATGATCAACGGGCGGATGAGCGCCCTGCACGACGCGCTCGCGCAGATCCTCGGTCTGGACCTGCTCAGCGACGCCGACAACGAAGCGCGCGCCCGCGCGAAGAAGCTCACCGACACGGTCGCGGGAGCCGGTGACCTGATCCGCGCCGTGACCGCCGAACTGTCGGAGTCGGACGACCCGCGGGCCGCCGAGGCCGTGGCGGCGCTCGGCGGACGCCGGCCCGACCTCGACCGGTTGCGCGCGCTGCTCAAGGGCCGGGTCGCGACGGACGGCGCCGAACTCGCCCGGCTGCGCCGCCTCGCCGGCCTCGAAGGCCCCGACCCGCGCGAGGCCGCGGGCGCGGTCGCCCGGCTCCGGGAGGCCGCGGCCGTTGCCGAGAACGCGCGTTTCACCACCGCCGAGGACGCCAGGCAGCTGATCGAACTGCTGGAGCGCGCCCAGGACCACCACCGCCGCCACCCGCAGTCCGCCGACTGCCCCGTGTGCGGCGCCGAAAGCCGCCTTGACGAGAGCTGGTCCGTGCGCGCCCGGGAACAGGTCGACCGGCTCCGGCGGGAGGCTGCCGAGGCACAGACCGCCCGTACGGGCCTGGAAGCCGCGGCGCGGGCCGTACGGGACCTCGTACAGCCGGCTCCGGGCTGGCTCCAGGGCGATGCCTCGCCGCTCGCCCCGCTCTGGGACGACTGGGCCGCCTGCCGGGACGTCACCGACCCGCGCGAACTCGCGGACCGGATCGAGCGCGCGGCGGCCACACTGGCCGACGCGTGCCGGCAGCAGAGCGACGAGGCCGCGGACCGGATCGCGGAGCAGGACGGCCGGTGGCAGCCCCTCGCCCTGCGCCTCGCCGAATGCCTGCGCGCCGCAGAGGCGACGGAGGCCGCCCGCCCGCTCATCAAGCAGATCAAGGACGTTCGTGCATGGCTGAGGAAGGTCACTGACGAACTGCGCGAGGAACGGCTGCGGCCCTTCGCCGACCAATCCCAGGGCATCTGGAAACTGCTGTGCGAGCGCAGCAGCGTCTCGCTCGGCTCGATCAGCCTCGCGGGCACCGCCACCGCGCGCAAGGTCGTGCTCGATGCCGCCGTGGACGCCGTCGAGGCGCCCGCGTTCGGCGTGATGAGCCAGGGCGAGCTCCACTCGCTCGCGCTCTCGCTGTTCCTCCCGCGCGCCACGCACCCCGACAGCCCCTTCGGCTTCCTGGTGATCGACGACCCCGTACAGTCCATGGACCCGGAGAAGGTCGAGGGACTCGCCCGCGTCCTCCACTTCTGCTCCCTGCGCCGCCAGGTGGTCGTCTTCACCCACGACACCCGGCTCCAGGCGGCCGTCCGCCAACTGCGCGCGCCCGTGACGGTCATGCAGGTCTCCCGGCAGACCGGCTCCGTCGTACGGGTCACCCGGACCGACGCCCCGGTCTCCCCCGCGCTGGACTAGGCCCGCCCCGCGGCGGGCGACCGCAACCTGCCGCAGGACGTCGCCGACCGGGTGCTGCCCCGGACGTGCCGGGGCGCGCTGGAAGCCGCGTACGCCCTCGGTCTCCTCGGCACGGTCGTGATGGTTGCGTACGGGCTGCGGGAGCCGGCCGGGCACGACAGGACCTGCTGCTGGGAGGAGAACGTCACCCCCGAGTGGATGGCGAAGACGATGGGCTTCCAGGTCCCGGAGACGGCCACAGACCGGCGGGCCGGGCTGCGCCCCGATGGACATCTCCTCGACGACCATCGCCGACAACCGCGCAGGCCTTATGGGCGGCGGCATCGCCAATTACGGCAGCAGCACGCTGACGAAGACAGTGGTGCGGCACAACAGCGCGCTCAACGGCGGCGGCATCTGGCAGGCGCCGTCCCCCAGCGTCCTGAACCTCGTCAACAGCAAGATCATCGACAACACGCCCAACAACTGCCGCCCTGTCGGGGCGGTCCCCAGCTGTACCTCCTGACCACGGAGCGGGGCACACCACCGGTGCGGCCCTCGGTGATCGGTTTGGGCCCCTGGAGTTGTGTCCAGGGGCCCCGCCGTATTCAGGCTCGCACCGTGGCGGGGGCTCTTGGCCCGTACGGAGTGCCGGCAGCTCCTCAGGTGGCCTGGGCTCGCTCTGCGGCGAGTGCGTGCGCGAGACCGTCACGCGCGCTGTCGAGCGCGGCAAGCATCTGCATCCGCGTCTGTTCGAAGTGAGGATCGACCTCGACGCCGAGGTCGTGTCGCAGAGCGACGCGGAAGAGGTACACCCCATCGGACAGAGGGCCGCCGAACCATCTCTTGGCCCGCAGGTGTGCCACGTCGAGCCGGGGACTGATCGGCAGCTGTTTGACGACCGAGTACCCGACTCCGAGTGACCTGTTGAGGGCCGAGGCTATGCGCAACACATCATTGGCCAAGGCCATCTGCGCTTGGGAGTACTGCTCGGCCCAGGCTTCCTTGGCGGCGTCGAGGAGCGCCGGGTCGACGCTCTCACCGTGTTCGGCAGCTTCGACAGCGTCTCGGGCGGCGACGCGGTAAGCGCGGGCTGCGGTGTTCAGATGGGCGTAGAGGTCGCGCTTGGCCTGCAGCGCTTGCTCGGCGCGCTCCTCCTCTCGTTCACGGTCGGCACGCCGGTTCTGTTCCGCCGCTTGGGCGCGGCTGGCGCGCTGGCTGAGCGCTGCCCCGCCCAGAGTTCCGCCCAGCGCTCCTCCGACGCTGATGAGTGCAACGGCAAGCGTGGTCACATCCACGAGATCCCCCAGGTCGTCCATTCGTCCCGCCCGCCGCCGGCGGTCTGTGACGGCGGATGGCACCTCAGTCGGTCTCGTGCCCCACCCTTGGGCACGTCTTCCGAGACCAGGACGCGAGCGTACAAGTGGCGCCACTCGACTCCGAGGCGCATCGTCACCTGTGGGAGTGATCCAAGATCCTGTCC
Above is a genomic segment from Streptomyces sp. NBC_01233 containing:
- a CDS encoding AAA family ATPase, with product MSDQPHPSLRDLLLGRLAASGLTPAAQQLVAGLLPEARARSAGRAGPLYLRSISAAGWRGIGPAATLDLEPGPGLTIVAGRNGSGKSSFAEAAEMVLTGDNFRWQDRTQIWKQGWRNLHDHTAPQISVQLCLDGDGDGDPLTVRRSWHGDGLEDSRTAVHRPGGPEQDPREVIDAEDLSLYRPFLSYSELGAMINGRMSALHDALAQILGLDLLSDADNEARARAKKLTDTVAGAGDLIRAVTAELSESDDPRAAEAVAALGGRRPDLDRLRALLKGRVATDGAELARLRRLAGLEGPDPREAAGAVARLREAAAVAENARFTTAEDARQLIELLERAQDHHRRHPQSADCPVCGAESRLDESWSVRAREQVDRLRREAAEAQTARTGLEAAARAVRDLVQPAPGWLQGDASPLAPLWDDWAACRDVTDPRELADRIERAAATLADACRQQSDEAADRIAEQDGRWQPLALRLAECLRAAEATEAARPLIKQIKDVRAWLRKVTDELREERLRPFADQSQGIWKLLCERSSVSLGSISLAGTATARKVVLDAAVDAVEAPAFGVMSQGELHSLALSLFLPRATHPDSPFGFLVIDDPVQSMDPEKVEGLARVLHFCSLRRQVVVFTHDTRLQAAVRQLRAPVTVMQVSRQTGSVVRVTRTDAPVSPALD
- a CDS encoding DUF6479 family protein, which codes for MDTILSVDAILLNIAWFLLVGLVVVALLLGGFKLGQRVRAKEPPPPTTEEQPHLPNGGAVYEVREERDPVEIPEGGLRPHEMQGYGNFGSRTSSHPEDVRKEREAGYELPEGPGPHPQPGSPPDAGRGAHS
- a CDS encoding XdhC family protein yields the protein MRELVETARQWVAEGRSGCLARPVTEQGFGPRDPAGALLVDARGECVGSLYRGVFDAELIAEAGAMRPGDTARVCEVSVRLAEAVEAKLTCGGQAEVLLQPLSAIPAAWWELLGEGVGVALVTRLNEAADHASSEVVRATDVPHDDAGRRAGELLAVRRPGRDALYGESGLVLVEAYPSAPFVVIGGNGELAEIIERQALLLGWEAALVTGREEAAELIEARRDAACVVVLSHDEEFDVPTLRAALAAGVPYIGALGSRRTTARRREGLVSAGVGEAQLARVHGPIGLDLGARTPAETALAICAEILGVLGAREAGALRDADGPITP
- a CDS encoding ATP-dependent DNA ligase, yielding MRVALAAAVRTLPRAAGLAYEPKFDGHRLVIVRTAEDVVLQARSGRIVTSAFPDLAAAALQLPAATVLDGEVVVWHAGRTDFALVQRRAAATAARAAVLAQSLPASYAAFDVLELAGLDLRARPYERRRALLVDLLLPLGPPLQPVPMTTDPELAATWYETLPASGIEGLVVKRLDQAYPAGRRGWQKLRHTDVRDAAVVGYTGTPRRPLALVLVLPVGDETPLVSSPLTAALRAEVAAEVASRTVTATATPTARALATVTAIGLGEVPFRPLDPPLTAEVRHTSTRHPPPEVLRLRSDL